A genomic region of Deltaproteobacteria bacterium contains the following coding sequences:
- a CDS encoding OmpA family protein, giving the protein MSRRTSISFLPVLAAALAVGCGIPEEEHNKTLDQLKNLRANLAAEQKSCAEAKSELETKHKKLDEQARKMRAKLISLGQDLTASGVAITQKEQQIAELLKAQEQAKQRAAFYAGLVAKFKQMIDSGKLKVEVRSGKMIVKMSDQILFDPGKAKLKKEGSVALLEVARILGTIPDRAFQVAGHTDNVPIKTAQFASNWELSTARAANVVKFMSDNGLDPKRLSAAGYAEHDPVAGNDTPAGRQLNRRIEITLMPNLDELPKIGE; this is encoded by the coding sequence ATGTCCCGTCGCACATCTATCTCGTTTCTTCCCGTGCTCGCTGCAGCGCTCGCCGTGGGCTGCGGCATCCCCGAGGAGGAGCACAACAAGACGCTCGATCAGCTCAAGAACCTGCGAGCCAACCTGGCCGCCGAGCAGAAGTCCTGCGCCGAGGCCAAGAGCGAGCTCGAGACGAAGCACAAGAAGCTGGACGAGCAGGCGCGGAAGATGCGCGCCAAGCTCATCTCGCTCGGGCAGGACCTCACGGCCAGCGGGGTGGCGATCACGCAGAAGGAGCAGCAGATCGCCGAGCTCCTCAAGGCGCAGGAGCAGGCCAAGCAGCGCGCTGCCTTCTACGCCGGCCTCGTGGCCAAGTTCAAGCAGATGATCGACTCGGGCAAGCTCAAGGTGGAGGTGCGCTCGGGCAAGATGATCGTGAAGATGAGCGACCAGATCCTCTTCGACCCGGGCAAGGCCAAGCTGAAGAAGGAGGGCTCCGTCGCGCTGCTCGAGGTCGCGCGCATCCTGGGCACGATCCCCGATCGCGCGTTCCAGGTGGCCGGCCACACCGACAACGTGCCGATCAAGACGGCGCAGTTCGCCTCGAACTGGGAGCTCTCCACCGCGCGCGCCGCGAACGTGGTCAAGTTCATGTCCGACAACGGGCTCGACCCGAAGCGCCTCTCCGCGGCGGGCTACGCCGAGCACGACCCGGTGGCGGGCAACGACACGCCGGCGGGGCGGCAGCTCAATCGCCGCATCGAGATCACGCTCATGCCGAACCTGGACGAGCTGCCCAAGATCGGGGAGTAG
- a CDS encoding electron transfer flavoprotein subunit beta/FixA family protein, with product MGFDSLVLVKQVPDTAEITGQVMRADGTVNRAKLPAIFNPEDRVALELALRVRDQHGGKVTALTMGPSKASDLLRECLFMGADEVFLVTDRKFAGADTLATSYVLSKAVEKLGAFDLIFAGRQAIDGDTAQVGPQTAEKLGLPQITCVEELLALPPGEVIAKRRIDGGHEVLRARLPVLLTVIKEAAVPRPFKATRVMAYKNARSLSELEKLAEANPLLYVDALTQEYMERKLYIPTLSADDLGVELDRCGLMGSPTKVKSVDSVVLTGGEHEHFPPTKDGLGRLIDRLMHDHLFG from the coding sequence ATGGGCTTTGATTCCCTCGTGCTCGTCAAGCAGGTGCCGGACACGGCCGAGATCACCGGGCAGGTGATGCGCGCCGACGGCACGGTGAACCGCGCCAAGCTCCCGGCGATCTTCAATCCGGAGGACCGCGTGGCGCTCGAGCTGGCGCTACGGGTGCGCGACCAGCACGGCGGGAAGGTCACGGCCCTGACCATGGGCCCGAGCAAGGCCTCGGACCTGCTGCGCGAGTGCCTCTTCATGGGGGCCGACGAGGTGTTTCTGGTGACGGACCGCAAGTTCGCGGGCGCCGACACCCTCGCCACCTCGTACGTGCTCTCGAAGGCGGTGGAGAAGCTCGGGGCCTTCGACCTGATCTTCGCCGGCCGCCAGGCCATCGACGGGGACACGGCGCAGGTCGGCCCCCAGACGGCGGAGAAGCTCGGACTGCCCCAGATCACCTGCGTCGAGGAGCTCCTGGCCCTGCCGCCGGGCGAGGTGATCGCGAAGCGGCGCATCGACGGCGGACACGAGGTCCTGCGGGCGCGCCTCCCCGTGCTGCTCACGGTGATCAAGGAGGCCGCCGTGCCGCGCCCCTTCAAGGCCACGCGCGTGATGGCCTACAAGAACGCACGTTCGCTTTCGGAGCTGGAGAAGCTGGCGGAGGCCAACCCGCTGCTCTACGTGGACGCGCTGACCCAGGAGTATATGGAACGAAAGCTCTATATCCCCACGCTGAGCGCCGATGACCTGGGGGTGGAGCTCGACCGCTGCGGCCTGATGGGCTCGCCCACCAAGGTCAAGAGCGTGGACTCGGTAGTCCTGACCGGGGGCGAGCACGAACACTTTCCGCCGACGAAGGATGGTCTGGGTCGGCTGATCGACCGCTTGATGCACGACCACCTCTTCGGGTAG
- a CDS encoding DUF4185 domain-containing protein — MGRETRSRGTTRLRQAPWLLACLLPLASCIKHLGDESLAIGVGQVERDCLVPVPPNVTGLGAPVSVEWPGRSLWLWEELTLKATPTEPERRVPAAAAMVGDAGLACSQGVSLLRGPGGQLLSLLALDPEELAENAARTDGKRVALRAVGGFVHGGQATIYYDKLLLGPGVFDAEVLGTGLCTQAAPDRPCERVRPARARHEPFLLWLRPGPSFGASAFVDRDGFAYLHGCQQVGAFDHRCSVARVKPEEAANPAAYRYYDGLGASWKESATGAGLLASGPPLVTAGYNAFLRRYTMVGLAYLGERVEVRVSDRPESAFSDPLRLFDAVKPTEWFVQGGREHAALRREDGRTVAVSYHVGNAGAATGLHLVSFRFDEDYRR; from the coding sequence GTGGGCCGCGAGACGCGCTCGAGAGGCACGACGCGCCTCCGGCAGGCCCCCTGGCTCCTCGCCTGCCTGCTGCCCCTCGCGTCGTGCATCAAGCACCTCGGTGACGAGAGCCTGGCCATCGGGGTCGGGCAGGTGGAGCGCGACTGCCTCGTGCCCGTGCCCCCGAACGTGACGGGCCTCGGCGCTCCTGTCTCGGTGGAGTGGCCCGGACGGTCGCTCTGGCTGTGGGAAGAGCTGACGCTGAAGGCCACGCCCACCGAGCCCGAACGGCGCGTACCGGCGGCTGCCGCTATGGTCGGCGACGCAGGCCTCGCGTGCTCCCAGGGCGTGAGCCTGCTGCGCGGACCTGGCGGTCAGCTCCTCTCGCTCCTCGCCCTCGACCCCGAAGAGCTCGCGGAAAACGCCGCACGCACCGACGGGAAGCGCGTCGCGCTGCGCGCCGTCGGGGGCTTCGTGCACGGCGGGCAAGCCACGATCTACTACGACAAGCTCCTCCTCGGCCCCGGCGTCTTCGACGCGGAGGTGCTGGGCACGGGGCTCTGCACGCAAGCGGCGCCCGATCGCCCGTGCGAACGGGTCCGCCCGGCGCGGGCCCGGCACGAACCGTTTCTGCTCTGGCTGCGCCCCGGACCGAGCTTTGGGGCGAGCGCCTTCGTGGATCGCGACGGCTTCGCGTATCTGCACGGCTGCCAGCAGGTGGGAGCGTTCGACCACCGCTGCAGCGTGGCGCGCGTGAAACCCGAGGAGGCCGCAAACCCCGCCGCGTACCGCTACTACGACGGCCTCGGCGCGAGCTGGAAGGAGAGCGCAACGGGCGCGGGCCTTCTGGCCTCGGGGCCGCCGCTCGTGACGGCCGGCTACAACGCCTTTCTCCGACGGTACACGATGGTGGGTCTCGCGTATCTGGGCGAGCGCGTCGAGGTTCGGGTGAGCGACCGGCCCGAAAGCGCGTTTTCCGACCCGCTGCGCCTCTTCGACGCGGTGAAGCCTACCGAGTGGTTCGTGCAGGGAGGACGCGAGCACGCCGCCCTGCGACGCGAGGACGGACGCACCGTCGCGGTGAGCTACCACGTGGGCAACGCAGGGGCGGCCACGGGGCTGCACCTCGTGTCCTTCCGCTTCGACGAGGACTACCGGCGATGA
- a CDS encoding acyl-CoA dehydrogenase family protein: MSNFFTDNSDLQFQFNQLGLEDVIAIREEEYREAARYPWAPTDYADALDNYRRVLEIVGDLTANFVAPRAAEVDVEGNTLEDGKVRYARGTREALDRLAQAELMGVTLPRQYGGLNFPITVYIMAIEMISRGDASLMNIYGLQDVAETIHRFGDEAQREEFLPRFANGDVTGAMVLTEPDAGSDLQAVKLQAYQDAEGRWRLRGVKRFITNGCGEVLLVLARSEPGTKDGRGLSLFVCYGDETVKVRRIEHKLGIHGSPTCELQFNDTPAQLVGKRKLGLIRYVMDLMNAARLGVSAQALGIAQAAYEEALSYARARQQFGQAIVHLPPVTNMLIDMRVALEANRSLLYATAKWVDRREALTTRAEALKARGESSGEAGEKSKEASQISGLLTPLTKYVLSESANQIAYDALQIHGGAGYMKEFPVERLARDARITNIYEGTSQMQVVAASGGVMKDLLGAHFAAEEERPRKGTLVRLCDALKEMRRLFLEGLKTVTERGDKAFADVAAKELVDIYGHLYVGYLLLDEAERDEHKVFIAQRYIVSALSKCRRAAGSILHEQFADLIHVDKILV, from the coding sequence ATGTCGAACTTCTTCACCGACAACAGCGACCTGCAGTTCCAGTTCAACCAGCTCGGTCTCGAGGACGTGATCGCGATCCGCGAGGAGGAGTACCGCGAGGCGGCCCGCTATCCGTGGGCTCCGACGGACTACGCCGACGCGCTCGACAACTACCGGCGCGTGCTGGAGATCGTGGGCGACCTGACGGCGAACTTCGTTGCGCCGCGCGCGGCCGAGGTGGACGTGGAGGGCAATACCCTCGAGGACGGCAAGGTACGCTACGCGAGGGGGACCCGCGAGGCGCTCGACCGGCTGGCCCAGGCGGAGCTGATGGGGGTCACGCTGCCGCGGCAGTACGGCGGCCTGAACTTTCCCATCACCGTCTACATCATGGCCATCGAGATGATCTCGCGGGGGGACGCCTCGCTGATGAACATCTACGGGCTGCAGGACGTGGCCGAGACGATCCACCGCTTCGGCGACGAGGCCCAGCGGGAGGAGTTCCTGCCCCGCTTTGCGAACGGCGACGTCACCGGCGCGATGGTGCTCACCGAGCCCGACGCCGGCTCGGACCTGCAAGCGGTCAAGCTCCAGGCCTACCAGGACGCAGAGGGGCGCTGGCGCCTGCGAGGGGTGAAGCGCTTCATCACCAACGGCTGCGGCGAGGTCCTGCTCGTCCTCGCCCGCTCGGAGCCGGGGACCAAGGACGGCCGCGGACTCTCGCTCTTCGTCTGCTACGGCGACGAGACGGTGAAGGTGCGACGCATCGAGCACAAGCTCGGCATCCACGGCTCGCCCACCTGCGAGCTCCAGTTCAACGACACGCCGGCGCAGCTGGTGGGCAAGCGAAAGCTCGGGCTCATCCGCTACGTGATGGACCTGATGAACGCCGCGCGGCTCGGCGTCTCGGCGCAGGCTCTCGGCATCGCGCAGGCGGCCTACGAGGAGGCGCTCTCCTACGCGCGAGCCCGGCAGCAGTTCGGTCAGGCGATCGTGCACCTGCCGCCGGTCACGAACATGCTCATCGACATGCGCGTCGCGCTCGAGGCCAACCGCTCGCTCCTCTACGCCACGGCCAAATGGGTCGACCGGCGCGAGGCCCTGACCACGCGGGCCGAGGCGCTGAAGGCGCGCGGCGAGTCCTCCGGCGAGGCGGGTGAGAAGTCGAAGGAGGCGAGCCAGATCTCGGGCCTGCTCACGCCGCTGACCAAATACGTCCTCTCCGAGTCGGCCAACCAGATCGCCTACGACGCGCTGCAGATCCACGGCGGCGCGGGCTACATGAAGGAATTTCCGGTCGAGCGGCTGGCGCGGGACGCGCGCATCACCAACATCTACGAGGGGACCTCGCAGATGCAGGTGGTCGCGGCCAGCGGCGGCGTGATGAAGGACCTCCTCGGGGCGCACTTCGCGGCCGAAGAGGAGCGCCCGCGCAAGGGGACGCTCGTCCGGCTCTGCGACGCGCTGAAGGAGATGCGGCGCCTCTTCCTCGAAGGCCTGAAGACCGTCACCGAGCGAGGCGACAAGGCCTTCGCCGACGTGGCGGCCAAGGAACTGGTGGACATCTACGGGCACCTTTACGTGGGCTACCTCTTGCTCGACGAGGCCGAGCGCGACGAGCACAAGGTCTTCATCGCGCAGCGCTACATCGTGAGCGCGCTCTCCAAGTGCCGCCGCGCCGCCGGCTCGATCCTGCACGAGCAGTTCGCCGACCTCATCCACGTGGACAAGATCCTGGTCTGA
- a CDS encoding alpha/beta hydrolase, with protein sequence MTPVQQTVVLGTKLRLSYVDLGDSRSKEVLVLLPGLSDSWRSWELVLRHLPTSLRVIAVSQRGHGESDKPDAGYSVRDYARDLEALLEALGLARVVVAGHSSASLVARRFAMEHRERVAGVVLEGSFVRLAGPAVEAAGRRIRDLTDPIDPAFVRDFAAGTFARPVDQTFVEAMIAESLKVPARVWSQTFRSLLDDDDLAELATLEAPTLIVWGDQDAIVDRAATDALVRAVRSSRLVQYHGVGHTAHWEVPEQFARDVAAFVVECGRPR encoded by the coding sequence ATGACCCCCGTCCAGCAGACGGTCGTACTCGGAACGAAGCTCCGCCTCTCGTACGTCGACCTCGGAGACTCGCGGTCGAAGGAGGTCCTCGTTCTCCTCCCCGGCCTGTCGGATTCGTGGCGGAGCTGGGAGCTGGTGCTCCGCCATCTCCCCACGTCGCTTCGCGTGATCGCTGTCTCGCAGCGCGGTCACGGTGAGTCGGACAAGCCCGACGCGGGATATTCGGTACGTGACTACGCGCGAGACCTCGAGGCATTGCTCGAGGCGCTCGGTCTCGCGAGAGTCGTGGTCGCGGGTCACTCCTCGGCGTCCCTCGTGGCACGGCGCTTCGCGATGGAGCATCGCGAGCGCGTCGCCGGCGTCGTCCTCGAGGGCTCGTTCGTCCGGCTGGCGGGTCCAGCGGTAGAGGCTGCAGGACGACGTATCAGGGACCTCACCGACCCCATCGATCCTGCCTTCGTGCGAGACTTCGCCGCGGGGACGTTCGCGCGCCCCGTCGACCAGACGTTCGTGGAGGCGATGATTGCCGAGAGCCTGAAGGTCCCGGCGCGCGTCTGGAGCCAGACCTTCAGGTCGCTCCTCGACGACGATGATTTGGCCGAGCTCGCAACCCTCGAAGCCCCGACACTGATCGTCTGGGGCGACCAGGATGCGATCGTCGACCGGGCGGCGACCGATGCCCTGGTGCGCGCGGTGCGCTCGTCGAGGCTGGTTCAGTACCACGGCGTTGGGCATACCGCGCACTGGGAGGTGCCGGAGCAGTTTGCGCGCGACGTGGCCGCGTTCGTCGTGGAGTGCGGGCGACCCCGCTGA
- a CDS encoding electron transfer flavoprotein subunit alpha/FixB family protein, with the protein MDAPANDVWVFVEQRGGRPHAVSFELLSKGRKLAEQLGGTLKAVLLGHGVREAARELFRFGAREVLLVDHAALADYRTMPYARIVGELVGARQPRIVLFGATVVGRDLAPRVASQTRSGLTADCTDLQIGDVSYLRKEYKNLLLQIRPALGGNIIATIITPDVPVQMATVREGVMEASAAEGAVEGRVVELPYVAAPADELVQVVERHQEESPSNLKHAPIVVAGGYGMGTRENFGLLHKLAELLGGDVAATRAAVDAGFATSDRQVGQTGLTVRPKLYIACGISGAIQHRAGMEKSGRIVAINTDPAAPIFDICHHAIVGDVATVIHTFIEAYRERLR; encoded by the coding sequence ATGGACGCGCCAGCCAACGACGTTTGGGTCTTTGTCGAGCAACGGGGCGGTAGGCCCCACGCCGTGAGCTTCGAGCTCCTCTCCAAGGGGCGCAAGCTCGCCGAGCAGCTCGGGGGCACGCTCAAGGCCGTGCTCCTCGGACACGGGGTGCGCGAGGCCGCGCGCGAGCTCTTTCGCTTTGGCGCGCGCGAGGTGCTGCTGGTGGATCACGCGGCCCTCGCGGACTACCGCACGATGCCCTACGCGCGCATCGTGGGGGAGCTGGTCGGCGCTCGTCAGCCGCGGATTGTGCTCTTCGGCGCGACGGTGGTGGGTCGGGACCTGGCGCCGCGGGTGGCTTCGCAGACCCGCAGCGGGCTCACGGCGGACTGCACGGACCTGCAGATCGGCGACGTGAGCTATCTGCGCAAGGAGTACAAGAACCTGCTCCTGCAGATCCGGCCGGCCCTCGGCGGGAACATCATCGCCACGATCATCACGCCTGACGTGCCGGTGCAGATGGCCACCGTGCGCGAGGGGGTGATGGAGGCCTCGGCGGCCGAGGGCGCGGTCGAGGGGCGCGTGGTGGAGCTCCCCTACGTGGCCGCTCCCGCCGACGAGCTGGTGCAGGTCGTGGAGCGGCACCAGGAGGAGAGCCCGTCGAACCTGAAGCACGCGCCGATCGTGGTGGCCGGCGGCTACGGCATGGGCACGCGCGAGAACTTCGGCCTGCTGCACAAGCTGGCCGAGCTCCTCGGCGGGGACGTGGCCGCCACGCGCGCGGCGGTGGACGCGGGGTTCGCCACCTCGGACCGTCAGGTGGGGCAGACGGGGCTGACCGTGCGGCCGAAGCTCTACATCGCGTGCGGCATCTCGGGGGCGATCCAGCACCGAGCCGGGATGGAGAAGTCGGGGCGCATCGTGGCCATCAACACCGACCCTGCGGCGCCGATCTTCGACATCTGCCACCACGCCATCGTGGGCGACGTGGCGACGGTCATCCACACCTTCATCGAGGCCTATCGCGAGCGCCTCCGCTAG
- a CDS encoding trypsin-like serine protease, whose amino-acid sequence MRNDSSTTTAGRQRPRRLVLLGLAVATVGTGGCTASDGLGSAEQAITGGSAVQHPAVGTLVVKRLGVVTTCTASLLGPRTLLTAAHCLARSSKDPLDGVQAFFWNRDGVAGSPAELNPVVAMAVHPQFRARDEAGALLENVTIDGQTFPFRVSAFDLAVAHLARAEEGGAEPVPLSPVAPLAGQPVTIYGTGVTEKERRDGDTLRAARNTIEGVGTNTFHFVGATQKDGTTCDGDSGGPTLSTVDGKDRLVGVHSLGTCTLLQEKKLWILPLGQTDLSTGFDARIDVARGWIGDQLTRVPPVAPEPPTTPAPPQGQPGAAASEGPEISVTSTDLSLDPAYTVRFRIRGSAHLRSLQVLRDGRLVWQTGPEELPGAWGVELWNLTPGPHTLKIRAADDLGRAREVSFTLRVVGGDPEEEVGGCAVTPSAPPTSQALLLLWGALLIAAMRRSGQRRARAIPSDELHRSRGDDA is encoded by the coding sequence ATGCGGAACGATTCCTCGACGACCACGGCAGGGCGGCAGAGGCCGCGGCGTCTGGTCCTGCTCGGACTGGCGGTCGCAACGGTGGGAACGGGAGGTTGCACCGCCTCCGACGGCCTCGGCTCGGCGGAGCAGGCCATCACCGGAGGCAGCGCCGTCCAGCACCCCGCCGTCGGGACTCTCGTGGTGAAGCGGCTGGGCGTCGTCACCACTTGCACGGCGAGCCTGCTCGGTCCCCGCACGCTCCTGACCGCCGCGCACTGCCTGGCGCGGAGCAGCAAGGACCCCCTCGACGGGGTGCAGGCCTTCTTCTGGAACCGCGACGGCGTGGCCGGCTCGCCGGCGGAGCTGAACCCCGTGGTGGCGATGGCGGTGCACCCGCAGTTCCGCGCTCGGGACGAAGCCGGTGCGCTCCTCGAGAACGTGACCATCGACGGCCAGACGTTTCCCTTTCGCGTGAGCGCCTTCGACCTCGCGGTGGCGCATCTGGCGCGGGCCGAGGAGGGCGGTGCCGAGCCCGTCCCTCTCTCGCCCGTCGCGCCGCTGGCCGGCCAGCCGGTGACGATCTACGGCACGGGGGTGACGGAGAAGGAGCGCCGCGACGGCGACACGCTGCGCGCGGCTCGGAACACGATCGAGGGCGTGGGGACGAACACCTTCCACTTCGTCGGGGCGACGCAGAAGGACGGCACGACCTGCGACGGCGACTCGGGGGGACCGACGCTCTCCACCGTGGACGGGAAGGACCGCCTGGTGGGGGTGCACTCCCTTGGCACCTGCACCCTGCTGCAGGAGAAGAAGCTCTGGATTCTGCCTCTCGGGCAGACGGACCTCAGCACCGGCTTCGACGCGCGAATCGACGTGGCCCGGGGCTGGATCGGCGACCAGCTGACGCGGGTCCCTCCCGTCGCACCCGAGCCGCCCACGACACCGGCGCCACCGCAGGGCCAGCCCGGCGCCGCGGCCTCGGAGGGACCGGAGATCTCCGTCACCTCGACCGACCTCTCGCTCGACCCCGCGTACACGGTGCGGTTCCGCATTCGCGGCAGCGCCCACCTCCGCAGCCTGCAGGTGCTCCGCGACGGGCGGCTCGTCTGGCAGACGGGGCCCGAGGAGCTTCCCGGCGCCTGGGGGGTCGAGCTGTGGAACCTCACCCCTGGGCCGCACACCCTGAAGATCCGCGCAGCGGACGACCTCGGCCGGGCACGCGAGGTGTCCTTCACCCTGCGCGTAGTGGGCGGGGACCCAGAGGAAGAGGTGGGCGGCTGCGCGGTGACCCCGTCAGCGCCGCCGACCTCGCAGGCCCTCCTGCTCCTCTGGGGAGCTCTGCTCATCGCCGCGATGCGCCGCTCGGGGCAGCGACGCGCACGGGCGATCCCTTCGGACGAGCTGCATCGCAGCCGAGGTGACGACGCTTAG